The genome window CACGGCTACGATCTCTATTATCTCAATGTCATGGCCGGGCCGAAGCGCACCTGGAAATTCCACAATGCCGTGGAGCACGAGTGGCTGATGGGTTGAGACCTTTTAATCGATCCACCCTGATGGCCATCTGATGCGGTTTTCTGCGCTTCCGGTGCTCATGGACCCTCGAGCATGAGTGGCTGATGGGTCGATGAGTGCGAGTCCGAATGCCGATTATCTCTCCCCTTGTGGGAGAGAAGTATTTTCTTGGATTTAGCCTCATTGCTAAATCCTTAGAAAATCCAAGAGAGGGGGTATCGTCGCGGGTTCAAAATCCCCTCTCTGGCAATTTCTAGCACTTAGCAAGTGCTAAGATGCTGAAATTGCTTTCTCCCCCGCTAGGGGGAGATAGAGCTACCACCGCAGGATAAACCGTCCCGTGATTGCGCCAATGAGGCCGGCAACGAGCACGCCGAGCGTGTACCAGACCGCGATGAATGGCATGGCGCTTTCATTGCAATGGAACGAATAGACAAAAGCGGCGATGGCGCCGGCGGCAAGGCCCGCCGCTGCGCCCGCGACGGTCAGACGCGTCGGAGCCAGCCCGCGCAGCACCCAGAAGGCGCCGATCAGCAGCGGCAGTGACAGCATGACGATGTTGAAGGTGCAGACGGCAATCGTCCGGCCCTTGAGCATGGCCATATATTCATCAGGCGGTGTCATCGCCAATTGGGCAAAGGCGAGAACGCTCATCACCACGATGGTCGCGGCCATCAGACCGAGATTGACGCGGATCGAACCGAGCGGATGGGCGATGCGCTTGACCGCCCAGACACCGGCGACGGCGAGGATCAGCGTATAGGTGAACTTGGTCCAGAACATCATCGTTGTGCTGGCTTCAGCAAGGTCTGGCCGCATTCCGAGCCACAGCAACATCAGGATCGCCGATGCGGCGAGGCTGATGCCGAGCCCTGTTGCGACCCGCATGATGACAGCAGTTCTTGGCACGGGCTTCAATTCGCCGGTGAGACGTGCAATCAGGTCATTTGTCATCATTGGCTGCACCCTTTAACCTCGCGGTTATTGCCCTTATTCCCCTGTGTATGCTGACCTTTACGGACGTCTCCGAAAGGCCGGTACTTTGCGCGACTTCGGCGATGGACTGGCCCTCGATCCTGGTGCGGTAGATCAGGTCGCGGGTTTTTTCCGGCGCCGATTGCAGGAGCCGCTGCACATCCATGCGGTCCGCCGCCGCATCGGATTGATCCTGCGCGAACAGGTCCTCCACGTCGTCCAGCGGAACCGTCGCCCGGATGCGGTTGCGCCTGAAATGGTCGATCAGCTTGTAGCGCGCAATCGCATGCAGCCAGGCGGTGAAAGGCCTGTCGACCTCATAGGTTGCGCGCCTTGTGTGCAATGCCATCAGCGTCTCCTGCACGAGATCGTCGGCGTCGCCCTTATGCGCATCGGCCAGCCGGCGCAGGAAATAATATCGCAGGTGTTTGGCCACATCGCTCAAGAGAACGCCATAGCTCCGCGCATCACCCGCCAGGCTTGCGAGCATCAGTTCCTTCAATCGTGTTTCGATCGAATGCACGCCGATTCATTCCTTATTCGTGCGGAGCGGCGAAAGGTTACAGATGAGATGGAAGTCAGCGGCAGGTCAATGCTTCAAACATGAATCCACCGAAGAATGATCACCAATGCGTGATGCGTGTAACCGGATCGCGCTGCCTCGCGAATTGCCTGATGCGACCTGATCAGAAGCATCTGAAACTTATTGGCACGTTTCATCGTGTCTTGTTCAAACCGAGGAGACAACCATGAACATTTTCACACGCCGCATCGCCCTGTCGGCCTTCGTTCTCGCTACCGGGCTTGCCGGTGCAAGCATCGCCCTCGCCGAAGATGCCATGAAGGCCGATCCGATGAGCAAGGCCGACTGCGTGAAGAAGGCCGGGATGGAAAAAGACGCCATGAAGAAGGATTCCATGATGAAGGAATGCGACACGATGGCAATGAAAAAGGATACAATGCAGCCGATGAAGAAGGACGCCATGGCGCCTGACGCAATGGCTCCCAAGAAGAAGTAATAGAAGAGCTACCCCTTTTTACCCTCCCCCTTGTGGGGAGGGCGGAGCGAAGCGACGGGGTGGGGCTTGCAATGATCAATTTCGCGCCGGCGGAGCTGGTTTTCCGTCTCAAATAGACCCCTCCCGGACCTGCGGTCCGTCCCTCCCCACAAGGGGGAGGGCAAGAGGCGGCAGCGTTATGGAGGCTCAAATGACAAGCGTTGTTCGATCAGGGACGACAAAACCCAAGAAGGTGCTGTTCTACCGGCATTCGGCTGCGGTGCGCATTACCCATTGGCTGAACGTGCTGTGCCTGAGCTTCCTCCTGATGAGCGGCTTGCAAATCTTCAATGCGCATCCCCATCTCTACTGGGGCCAGTATGGCGCGGATGCCCTTCCTGATCCCTCCTTCATTTCCATCGGCGCCTTCAAGGATGGCGACACGATCAAGGGCGTCACCCGCATCGGCTCCCTGTCCCTCAACACCACCGGCGTCCTGGGCGCGTCGAAAGAGGACGGGCAACTCAGCCCGCGCGCTTTTCCTTCATGGATCACCATCCCGAGCTATCAGGACCTTGCTACCGGTCGGCGCTGGCACTTCTTCTTCGCCTGGTTCTTCGTCATCAATGGATTTGTCTATTTGCTCTACGGCTTGATCGCCGGCCATTTCCGGCGCGATCTCGTTCCGAGCAAGGACCAGCTGACGCCCACCCATCTGGCGCATGAGATTTCCGAACATGCGCGGCTGCGCTTTCCCAAGGGCGAAGAGGCAAGGCACTACAATTCCCTGCAAAAGCTTGCCTATGTGGGCGTCATTTTCATCATCCTGCCGCTGATGGTGCTGACCGGGCTCACCATGTCGCCGGGCTTCAATTCGATCTTTCCGTGGCTGCTGGATGTCTTCGGCGGGCGGCAGTCGGCACGCACGATCCACTTCATCGCCGCGTCGCTGCTCGTTGCCTTCGTTATCATCCACATCGTGATGGTGCTGGTTTCCGGCGTCTGGAACAATCTGCGCTCGATGAT of Phyllobacterium zundukense contains these proteins:
- a CDS encoding NrsF family protein, giving the protein MMTNDLIARLTGELKPVPRTAVIMRVATGLGISLAASAILMLLWLGMRPDLAEASTTMMFWTKFTYTLILAVAGVWAVKRIAHPLGSIRVNLGLMAATIVVMSVLAFAQLAMTPPDEYMAMLKGRTIAVCTFNIVMLSLPLLIGAFWVLRGLAPTRLTVAGAAAGLAAGAIAAFVYSFHCNESAMPFIAVWYTLGVLVAGLIGAITGRFILRW
- a CDS encoding sigma-70 family RNA polymerase sigma factor produces the protein MLASLAGDARSYGVLLSDVAKHLRYYFLRRLADAHKGDADDLVQETLMALHTRRATYEVDRPFTAWLHAIARYKLIDHFRRNRIRATVPLDDVEDLFAQDQSDAAADRMDVQRLLQSAPEKTRDLIYRTRIEGQSIAEVAQSTGLSETSVKVSIHRGIRAITARLKGAANDDK
- a CDS encoding cytochrome b/b6 domain-containing protein — protein: MTSVVRSGTTKPKKVLFYRHSAAVRITHWLNVLCLSFLLMSGLQIFNAHPHLYWGQYGADALPDPSFISIGAFKDGDTIKGVTRIGSLSLNTTGVLGASKEDGQLSPRAFPSWITIPSYQDLATGRRWHFFFAWFFVINGFVYLLYGLIAGHFRRDLVPSKDQLTPTHLAHEISEHARLRFPKGEEARHYNSLQKLAYVGVIFIILPLMVLTGLTMSPGFNSIFPWLLDVFGGRQSARTIHFIAASLLVAFVIIHIVMVLVSGVWNNLRSMITGYYALKIQPEKETSK